From Primulina huaijiensis isolate GDHJ02 chromosome 15, ASM1229523v2, whole genome shotgun sequence, one genomic window encodes:
- the LOC140959427 gene encoding nicotinamide/nicotinic acid mononucleotide adenylyltransferase-like, with the protein MESVERISASYDVAEEESQSLVSSSPRLFSALDPDVALPRDKLTLKSINQDGLSSSETQRNVYVVLVATGSFNPPTFMHLRCFELARDALNSQGLCVIGGYISPVNDAYKKKGLVHISCLPCVISFVEVPTLLWWIHGRQVRIPTSCLIFVESLKVMLLCGSDLLESFTIPGVWIREQIKTICRDFGLVCICRDGQDVDNIILNDDILNEFKDNIKIVDEVVPNRISSTRLRDCISRVQSVKYLTADKVIDYIKQNNLYTR; encoded by the exons ATGGAAAGCGTTGAACGCATCTCGGCATCGTATGACGTTGCAGAGGAGGAGTCACAATCATTAGTGTCTTCTAGCCCCCGTTTGTTTTCAGCTCTTGATCCGG ATGTAGCTCTACCGCGGGATAAATTAACCTTGAAATCCATCAATCAAGATGGTTTATCTAGTTCTGAGACACA GAGAAATGTTTATGTGGTACTGGTAGCAACTGGAAGTTTCAATCCTCCCACATTCATGCATTTGCGTTGTTTTG AGCTTGCAAGAGACGCATTAAATTCGCAAGGGCTTTGTGTCATTGGTGGTTATATCTCACCTGTAAATGATGCATACAAAAAGAAG GGTCTTGTACATATCAGTTGCTTACCATGTGTGATCTCGTTTGTAGAAGTTCCAACTTTATTATGGTGGATTCATGGGAG GCAAGTCAGGATACCTACCAGC TGTCTTATCTTCGTAGAGTCTCTCAAAGTCATGCTTCTTTGTGGTTCTGATCTATTAGAATCTTTCACCATTCCTGGAGTTTGGATTCGTGAACAG ATTAAAACTATATGTAGAGACTTTGGATTGGTTTGCATTTGTAGAGATGGCCAAGACGTCGACAATATCATATTgaatgatgatattttgaatgaattCAAG GATAATATCAAGATCGTTGATGAAGTAGTACCGAATAGGATCAGTTCGACAAGACTGAG GGATTGCATTTCAAGAGTGCAGTCGGTGAAGTATTTGACAGCGGATAAAGTAATTGATTACATCAAACAAAATAACTTGTACACAAGATAG
- the LOC140960532 gene encoding phytolongin Phyl2.2-like, producing MVLHPDVLHYSCIAKGTTVLAEFNSRDETLGALAAKCLEKTPAFHSTFSHTVRSRTYSFLIEEPFVYFAIFDVKLENSEGLAFLKSVRESFEDVINGDPGKKRLEHLSSHCFQGEFNPVFHQLLGPALGTEVEGFGSPRGMRMNPNRMLWSGSRSVGRHNSDAAMRFKMIKKKWFGEFKENGRMNTEKGENRVCEENENHGIGSGREFSLVMHKNGVYSTELLGLHNHHKAKNVWKKQVWIVLSLDLIICTILFAVWLWVCSGFKCVDR from the coding sequence ATGGTGCTGCATCCGGATGTGCTACACTACTCCTGCATTGCGAAGGGCACCACCGTTTTGGCGGAGTTCAATTCCAGGGACGAGACCCTAGGTGCTCTTGCCGCGAAATGTTTGGAAAAGACTCCGGCTTTTCATTCCACCTTCTCCCACACCGTCCGCTCCCGCACCTACTCTTTCTTGATTGAGGAACCTTTTGTTTATTTCGCCATTTTCGATGTGAAATTGGAGAATTCGGAAGGTTTGGCATTTTTGAAAAGCGTGAGAGAGTCTTTTGAGGACGTTATTAACGGGGATCCGGGGAAAAAGAGGTTGGAGCATTTGAGCTCACATTGTTTTCAAGGTGAATTTAACCCGGTTTTCCATCAACTTCTAGGTCCTGCTCTCGGCACAGAAGTGGAGGGCTTTGGGTCTCCCAGGGGGATGAGAATGAATCCAAACAGGATGTTGTGGTCGGGGTCCCGTTCGGTGGGAAGACATAATTCGGATGCTGCCATGAGGTTCAAGATGATCAAGAAAAAGTGGTTCGGAGAATTCAAGGAAAACGGAAGAATGAACACCGAAAAAGGAGAAAACCgagtttgtgaagaaaatgaaaatcATGGGATAGGATCTGGCCGAGAATTTTCTCTTGTTATGCACAAGAATGGAGTGTATTCTACAGAATTATTGGGGCTCCACAACCATCACAAGGCAAAGAATGTTTGGAAAAAGCAAGTTTGGATTGTTTTGTCCCTAGATCTGATCATTTGCACCATCTTGTTTGCAGTCTGGTTGTGGGTTTGCAGTGGGTTTAAATGCGTTGACCGCTGA